Genomic segment of Cyprinus carpio isolate SPL01 chromosome A13, ASM1834038v1, whole genome shotgun sequence:
cgcaATTCCTAGTCAGTGGCAGGTAATATTTGGAGGAGAGACATTCTCATTCTAGAATATTTTATTGGACAAAGGTATAATCACACCTGTGACGCAGGATCAGTCATGAATATTTTTCATTCTCTTAGAAAGATATTGCAGATTTTCATCTGCTGAAAtatgaatgaatttaaataaatgaaaaaaaaagcatggctaaaagactaaaatacacaatatttttgatttgatttgtcaaACATTGTTTGGATATTTCATGTAGTGAATATGACGTGTTCTTGAGATGAACTATATTGTGAGAATGAGGAGTCACAGTGAACTGGACATAAAGATAGTACATAACAATGAAAGATTATAGGAACTGACCATTCTGAGAACGTCCAGCTACTTCAAAACCACAGCTAACACTGAGAAAGAGAGGGACATGATGAACTGCACGAGTCTCTCAGTGTCATCTTATGTGTGACCTGTGTTCAGCAATTCctttctatacacacacacatatatacagtatatatatatatatatggtgaggCAGCAGGATTTGTGCTTAATGACGTACAAAAACTGTAATggtcttcaaaatatgttttataatataattgtttttattatttatttattttttttacattttttaaatcattttttaatgaattgacaTTTACATGGTGAAGTATTTATACACTATGGTACACTATGGTAGGATCTGTTCTGCTGCCTTTGAAGCTGAGTTCGAGAATATATTGAGAATAATGAGTATAATGAGAATaacaaaatgactcaaaaaagaatgcattaaaataagaattttaggGGAAATGTGCTTGTCatgaaaatgatacaaaaaaaaaataaagtaattaaagtcTTAAAActagcttgattttttttttaatgacaaaaccGTGACCAAGACATGTTTTTGTCAAACTGatccttttaaaatgtatgtttatgataaaatatgacaaaataactaacttaaatttataattgtatttttttcttatttttgttcttttgaatatAATGAGCTCTTCGgtgcagaaaataaagaaaatgaaataaactatCAAATAAATTGAACAAGTCTAGAGGAGTGAATAGAGGAGTGCAAGCTTGGTTTGTcaagaaacaagacaaaataagcGTTTGCTGCCATCCAGTGTTTTCTCACATGAATACTATTTAAATGAGAGCCAGTTACTTCACTAACCTCAGTGTGTCTTCACCTTTACCTCGTGCTCTGTAAACTAACCACACTAAAGAAGCaaaaaaatcactcaagattTGCAAGAAAATGTCACATAGCAAGCAGTGAATTAACCTATACATATAAActatgttatttattcattcagtgtgATACATGAAATGTTGACTATAAGAAGACAAAAAGTTggttattttaatcaaaaaaatgtttaaaatgatattttaatcaCTGTCATAACATAGCCTATATacacactatttaaaaaaaaatatataaaatttttagtattatgttttttaaatttttattgttatgatgTTTATTCTTTGTTATTGTTAATGAGTATTTTTTGCCATAAATAGTCTTTCGAGGCCTATTCTAAGACGTGGTAGTATTCCCGAGACAAGACCCCAACATGTCCAGCACATGTAATATTTTGGTGAGGCAGGTTGGGGGCGCTGTCTCGGATTGATGTGTAGGGAAGTGAAAGAGCCTCTAGATGGCGCCTGAGCTCTCCAGATCTTTCACACCAAACTGAAACACACATCTATGAAGATGATGTGAGTCTGTTCTCTTGTGTGTCACTAACCCTCACAATGACCTATGTGAATATCCTACATATTAATGTAGAacagttcataataataatacttccacgcttttgtgtgtttttttttttttttttaaaggctcgTTGTCCCAGAATGATCCTGCGATGAGGTCTGATGTTATGAATATAGTTGATATTGATGCTATAGATGGTGTGGATGCTATATAGCCTATAGATGACGCCATCATTACATCACTTTTAAGTGATGCAATGATGACGTTTCAATAAGGAAAAGTTTCTAGGGTACAGATGGAAACATACAgctttccaaaaagaaaaatcattagtGTAAAATCTACGAAACCCACCTCTGTGTAAAGTCAAACCAACATTATATTCTAAACATTCAGTTCTGCCAGAGAGAGAAGATTTTGTCCTTTTGCCAGTGCTCTGCTGAGGGGTCACAACAGCACAATGAACTTAAGTTGATGATTTATGAAGGAAAAGAAGGAAATATATCCACAAGGCATGGCATTGTGTTCTTCTCTGTTTTCTCGAGCAGTAAATAACCTTCGTGGGAGTTTCCGCTGACAGACAAAATGAGTTCAGATTAGATTATAGATTGGGGAAAACAACTGGGACAGGAAGAGATCACCGCAAACTTCTGTGTGTCATATCAGGCTGTGGGGCAATCTGTGCTGATGGGATCAAGTGTATTTTGGAAAACCTGAGCATTTTTTACATACTGATGTTACATGAAAACAAGATGTTGATCATAATTGCTCTATAGAGCCACATAGAATACAACAAATGTTCTGATACCCAAATGTAAGAGTTTTAGTTTAAGAGTTATAATGACAAATAATGCCCAAGATAATGAAGATAATAATAACAAGTAATGAACAgactactttgaaaaaaaaaaaaaatatatatatatatagagagagagagagaagacataCATAGAAAGATTTAATGTCAAGAGGTGAATTCATAAAGTAAACATTATactcattataatcattattttcaaaatcctttttttatttatatattattatttttgaattaacaACCTGAACTAACATTGGCAtgtcataaatcaaaataaaatatttttaaataacttactGATACATTCATGAGTGTctgttttttaattcttatttacaATCTCTAGACCATTCGGCATTTTAAGCTCCAAGATAAATATGGTAAGTGGATTTCAATACTTAAAAGAATgtatttttgaatgcattaatACATCTGGAGCCAActgtattatatttgttaataCAGGTGTTGTTCTCCTCATCTGTGGCTCTCTTCCTACTGGGAAACTTTTCAGTGATGCAATGATGACGTTTCAATAAGGAAAAGCTTCAGATGGAAACATACagccttccaaaagaaaaaaatcctctaTGTTCAAGTCATTAGTGTAAAATCTACAAAACCCATCTCTGTGTAAAGTCAAACCAACATTATATTCTAAAAATtcaattaatcacattttaattgatctatcaatatatatatatatatatatatatatatattaacagattCCAACATAAATCATTTCAGTTTAAGTGATGagttttaaaaagtcaaatgGTTAATTAATCATTCATGTATAAATTGTAAAAGTATTTTCAATAGTAAACAGCTGTGTAATTTCCTTAAATCAAAGGATTATTGTCAATGCAAATTATTGTTCTATATGGAATAACCTTTGTTCAGTTTTCTCTGCTTCACCTCCTTTGGAAGGATTTCAGTACTTCAGAACTTTTCTCATTGGGACACAGCATGTGCAGTTTACACAGACGTATCTTTAGTTCCCTTTAATGTCAGCTTGAACCAGATATTGTGAATGACTTCTCTTCCCTGTTCTAATATGTATATGTGAGTGAAAATCTCCTCGAAtgaggaaaaataaatgtagGATGGGAATGTATATGTGAGTGAAAATCTCCTCGAAtgaggaaaaataaatgtaggatgggacttgattttgtcatATGCTTATTGTCCCACCCTCGCGGGGATGATAATATTTTTGATACGATTTGATAGgatgttgtttttgttgagtgATAGGTTTGTTGATAATATTTTTGGTATGAAGGTTCTGCTTGGTGTCAATGTACAGAAAAACACATCAAAAGTTCTTTTAAAACTATGTTGAAAACTGTCCAGCCATTGGATAAGCTTATTGTCCCACCCTCGCGGGGatgataatatttttgatatctttTGTCGTCTATAGTTGATATGGACGTTATAGAGTGTAAtgctttaattaaacaaatatgaatCTGTCAAACACTACAGTGGCACGATGAATTCAGGGCATGTCAAAAGACGGAGAAGCATCGAGAAAGTAGGTCAGTGCTAGTTTAGCATGATGAACAAATGCTTGCTCAGGTTAATAATGAAAGAGATTTTCCAGCGTTATCTAGAATTTTTGAGTGGAGTGAATGTACAGAATGAACGACCCTCGCAAGAAATGAAATGTTAGTCACTCTTTATTGCACTTTTGCTGATGGGAACTTCTGATCCGCTTCTCTTGAATGCTGAGTTGAATCTTGAGTTGTAAACTTTACTCCCACATCATTATCATCAATCATGTGCTCGTAAGTTTCTGCCCAGTATATGGGTCATTCTACAAAACGTCTTTCTCATAAAGTGTCAATTAAATGCTGATGTTTATTATATGTTAATATggtaattcaaaaaaaaaatctagtaacTTCTTTTCGTCTTGCTGTATTAGCAAATACAGAGTTAGGCACACAGGCCTATATCAGCCCTGTTACCAAGATTTTGTTCAGCAAAGAATTATAAAAGCATTAAATTCTATAAGAAGCATTTTAGTTTCAGTCTTCATGGTTATTTCAGCACGAATTGTCAGTTTTGTTACTGTCAGCCCTGTTTCCTTTCTGAACGCACggcataaattaaaatgtattcatttaatgaCCTTACATTGAAAAAGTCAGGGAGAATGGCCCTTGTGTAACCCTGTTAGCCTACTGACTAAGACTGTTGCGTTTCTTGtaatgcacattcattctttACATCTGTCAAATGGAACTAAACCATACATACATGGGTGTAAATTGCACAGACTGGGACTTCCACTGTTGTGTTTCCATATCTCACCTAACTACCAGTACTATGGGTGTGGCAAAACAAACGTCGAGCTTTACGTCAGCGAGCCCAAGGTAACGTAAGCGTACAACGCCAGACTTCGCCCCCTGGTGGATGAGTCGAGGAGAACGCTCATAATGGGTTGTGAAAGTGGAAAGTACCTCATGGAAATCCCCGCTGGCTTTTATGTACTGCTTTCAATCGGGCTGTCTTAACTAGAGTAAAGACTCCGCTGTGTTTTGGACGCGAGCAGTGAAATCCAGTGGACCTCTAAGAGAGCCATGGACGATTAAAGTGGACTGAGTGAAGTAGCAGTCGAGCCAGAGCATCTTATGGGCTTTGTTGGTGGATACCGACATATTGAACAGGTAAGAGTTGTGCAATTCATCGCCGCGCGTTCCCTCGCCTCTCTAATGTCGTGTCCAGGCTGTATCCTAAACCGAGCGAGACTGATTTCTCCCGTATTGTGTCGCGCTTAAACGGCAGTCTGTCTCACACGGACGGACACGGTGTTGAACGCCGCGGATTTGACAGCCATTGTTTGCGAAGACGCCACTTATCAGCGATTAGAGACATTAAACGTTCTATTGTTGCCATGGGGACACATCGCTTCCTTTCGAGTGTTACAGTGTTGCATTGTCTCGGGCTTCTGTCAAGCCAATTACGTAATTCGAGCGTCAGCAGCTgatgttacaatatttattattattattattaattattttttcgcATCGGTCTCTATTGTCCCCGTTGTGCTTCGTGTTTAATAAAACTGTGGACGCCTTTTGTCGCGTTCCCCACGACGACAACGTTGCGAACGTTTTGCGAGAGGTATTTAAGCGAACGCTGTCGCTTTGGCGTTCCGAATAAGTTGTCCCTTAAGAACCTCGGCGGCTGAGACAAAGTCAATGGCATTTTCCAGTCAGCCTGTCTGAACCCGTCTTCTGCCTATTCTGATAGTTTTGGAAATTTCATTGTGGGGGTGGACTAATAAAGATCTTCGCCCTTCAGTCGTCTGACCTCAAGAGACTGGAATACACCATCGCTTTCAGGGGCCATGATCGTTCTTTCAGTTCTTCACCTTTAGGGTGGAGGGAAATGAGGGGAAATTCTTGTTTGTAACACATGGTCGTGGGTTGAGTGCCTTTGACAGTGGTGTGTTTGTTTCATGTCTTCTTTCGCAGAGATAGATTGGTTCCGCACTCCAGACTACCATGTCTCAGGGCCAGAACTTCCTTCCCAAGTTCCTGTTTGTGAGTAACCTCCTGAAGGCCGTGAAAATTAGAGAGCGGGTGCCCAACGATGTGGTCAAGCCCTCTGCCAGCGGCGGCCTGATCCATCACCTGCGCAGCATGCACCGCTACACGCTGGAGATGATCCGCATGAGCCAGTTCCCGCAGGCCTTCCGCGAGGTCATCCAGGCGGCCATCTTGGACCGGGCCATGCAGAGCTCGCTGGAGCAGGAGAAGAGGCTGAACTGGTGCCGCGAGGTCAAGAAGCTGGTGCCGCTGAGAACCAACGGTAACTATGCCATGATCTTATCCGCTAGAAACAGTGGCTTTCTGATTTCTTCTCAAGCGCTGACATTAGAAACACTTGGATTCTTTCTCCCGTGACCATCTTTTAAGCCATTTGTATCGATTCATGTTATTGATGCATTATTGGTCTGATACACTATATAAACACTCGGTGACTAGAGATAATTCTTCTAATGAAAGGCTGTTAATATATATCAGCCAGGGTCTCaattatttggacattttttgaTACCTCTCTCGTTGTATAAAATGAGCATTCAGTTCACGATGGCATTATTATGTACATCCTTCATTGTACTCAGCTATTTAGAAGCTATATTATTTGACCACTTAAAACAAGAACACGTTTTTATTCACGGCAGACGGGAAAATCCTGCACCGTCTGTCACACAGATGTTCTTCCCCCTTGATTCTACAGCACAGTTTGACTGAAGGGGCCGTGGCGTGACTCTCTCCTGCTCACTCAGGGTCAGGACGCACTGCTCTTCTCTTATGAGTAATGCTGCGAGGGAAACTTCTCTGTACTTGCCATTGTTGCTCCATGGTACAGTCACTAGTTACTGTAACTGAAAATGGGTAAACTCAGACATTACATTAACATCTGTCTGAAACCGTCCACAAGCTagtgctgtttgtttgtaagtgtCAGTATTTGAATAATGTAACGTGTAGATGTCATTTTATCACGTCTAGTTCCTGGTAGTGGATAGTGTCTCATTCTTGTAttctggtaatttttttttttttagtttttctggaCTCcagatttttctttataatgaaacaGGAATTTCCTGTTTTAAATCACACGGGATTATGAAAGCGTCAGACTGGAACATGATGTTAAAAACAGATTGCTTTGATATATGACCCGTAACCCAATACAGAGGGGAACTGAAATAAATGCACCCCTCAATAAGTGTAACAACTTCCTAGGTCAGAAACAGCATCTTTGCATGAACGGGTGATTGTATTTTATTGATGCTGTGCATGTAGAAAGTGTCTCTTTAGGATTTTAAGTTAAATCAGCTAGTTTGAACAATAATCTGCCATCACTATTAAAGCGGAGGATTTGTCTGAATGTGTATGTGTTCTGTATATTTACATTCATcatttatctaaagcgacttccACTGCACTTATACtttacgtttattttttttagtagttcatgcattccctggaaatCAAACAATAGGGCCTTTCACACCGCTTTAGTTTCAGAACTAAATATatagtactaaagtactgggatgattttgcgtgaactgtttcccagtaccatttaatgggttgcattcgcaccgagagtgtgtactagtAAGTGGCATAAGCCGGTCGATGTCATTTGTGTGCGGCGTTCAACAACGTTcattaacaaagaagaacaacgttaacaacaggaggatggaggacgctgtgatcggagctgtgtttttgttgtgtctcgcgggtttcacaataatggacatggaatgtcgatgtataTATAAAGCGTTTGAAAGAAGGAAATGAGAACTAAGAATCTCCAACTACAAcaggcagtgctacatttgctacaagtgcctgcacttcagcgtctgtccatctatcgctgttcgtcatacttgaGAAATAAGTTGACACCGtgttacacagcgttttaaatggcgggtgagggcgttttctaacgcgtctggccaatcagtgtCTACTTACATcatgggtagtaccagttgtaCTGGTTAGAcactgctccggagtaggagctaatttggttcttgaaaaggcagtccggtaactaaaatcacacccagttccggcggtgtgaaaacgccaaaaagtgggtagttccacaattagttctggtactgtgaaaaggttcctgtggtgcgaaaggccctaatgcaACCTAAAACTGCAACTTGTTGGAAATTTGTTACTGGAGAAACTACTTTGCTTCTGAAAACGAGATTAAGTTAGCATCACTACTTCTTATTAAAAGTGTTTGGCCTTGTATTAATGCTATACAGATTCAGATCTCTTGGTTTATGTCAAGGAGAGTTTGATTTAGAAGTGTTgtagaattttagttttttttcttccctcatATGGAAACTTTCTCTTGTGTAACAAGAAACAGAACAACGCACTGTACAAATAGTTCCCAAAAAATGTAACCTATAGACAAGTTAAAACATTCTTCTTGTTGGGAACATTTTGTCTTTGTGCTGATAGCAGGTGCAGACACAGCCCATGGTTTTAGACAATTACGCAGTTTTAAAAAACAGGAACTAGATCATATGTTCAGACTTCCTTGTTGACTCTAGAAATGGCACGGGCGCAGGCATTCCTGTAGAGCATCGCCCCTCCTCTCTGGAAAGTCCAGACGCTTTATATCATGGCTCTGGTGTCAAGAGGAGACAAGGGAAAGAAAAAGTTGAAGTGAAGCTTTACGGCGCTTAATCAGAGAATCACATACTAGGGAAATTCCTCACAGTTGTGCGCAGGCTGTTTCACACAAGATTCACACGAATACATTTGCACACACATGTTGCACAAGATCAGAAAGAACACAGCTCTGCAGTGTGTTCAACTTTTCTTTACTTCGATCTACAGCTACAGGTTACAGTGAAGGTGTTGATTTACAGAAGTTTATAGACTAGAGaattttgagggtttttttttttctttttttttttaggtagccTGATGTGTCCGAAGTTCTTTTTGTGTAATTGAGGagtttatttaattgcttttgcAGAGATATGGTCACACGGTCTGTTTTAATATGCACACAGTCAGATGAAATGAGTATCTTTAATCAGTTTTAACACCTCTGTGGAAATCCCCTGCATTGCTACTATCTCATCCTTAATCTTGTGCTTGATAAATACAGCTGAACTAACCTTTAGGTGTAAAAAGATATTGCTGTCTAGGTACGCAACAAAAAAGcaaagtttttcattttcatagtgttattttttgttgttgtaatgcaCGTCAACAGGTTGCTAAGGCTCTCTCTGTTATGACAATTTAGATGATGTTTAAACAGGAACTGCAAGTTTCGTAGCCTTTTTCTGAATGCATGAATGTCTCCTTCGTGAGTTTCTTTTCAAAGTCAGATCTCTCACTGCATTTCCAAGGGAAATTTGTTGCAGCCTATCTGCCAGcattataatacatacatatatatatgtaaggaGATGGTATCCTTCGGGACGACTAATGTATAATGGCATATCTGCCATTGCATATGTTTGCTCATGTTCCAGAAACTAAGTGAGCCCATTTGTGATTATTTTCCTCAGGCCCCAGAGAAATTAAGGTTGTAAGAACATGCTCTTCACTAGTGATTGTCCTGagctttaatttgtgtttttgtgctttcaTTTAGGTGATGGGAACTGCCTGCTCCATGCAGCTTCTCAGTACCTGCTGGGGGTCCAGGACACGGACCTGGTGCTGCGAAAGGCTCTTTATGCAGTGCTGAAGGAAACAGACACTAGTAACTTTAGAATGCGCTTTCAAACAGAGCTGCTGCACTCTCAGGAGTTCACTCAGACTGGCCTGCGATACAGCACTATGGTAAGCACTCCCACCTTCACAGGGTGCATGTAAAGTGGTCATTTCTGTGGCAGAAACTAGTCAGAAAGCCAGCAGTAGAAAGTCAACGACCTCAAATGTGGCACATTCAGCTTCAGAGATGTCAGAACCTCTTTACTCcttatgaacctttttttttttttttttttttttttattattagtgggGAAGTCATGAATATTTGCAATGTTTCTTGTTTCTCAGAACTGGGAGGAGGAATGGGTGAAGATTGTAGAAATGGCTTCTCCAGTGTCCAGCAGTAATGGCCTACAGTTTGACTCATTAGAGGATATTCACATCTTTGTGCTTTCTAATATTCTCCGGAGACCAATTATTGTTATTGCAGGTTAGTAAGCTTAAATGATGTTTCTATAAGGAGCATTTCAATAGAATTACACAAATACTTATTTGTTGGAGCACTGACTGATTTGGTGCATCaacatgatcatttttttttatttcttaacagATCAAGTACTCAGAAGTATGAAGTCTGGTTCCTCCTTTTCACCCCTCAATGTCGGGGGCATATACCTGCCTTTGCATTGGCCTCCAGGAGAATGCTACAAATATCCCATAGTGCTTGGATATGACTCTCAGCACTTTGCACCTCTGATTACAATCAAAGACAGCGGCCCAGGTATGCCGCCGCACATTGTGCTGCTCCTTAATGTGATCTTACTACTTGGCCCAgtgtatttgaatatttgttgTTTGTGACCCATTCAGAGATCCGTGCTGTGCCACTGATAAACCCTGGACGGGGTGGGTTTGAAGATCTTCGAGTGCACTTTCTGACAGAAAAGGAGCAGCAACAGAAGGAGAAGTTGCTGAAAGACTACCTAATGCTTATAGAAATCCCTGTCATTGGCCTGGGCTGCGCTCCCACACAGATCATCACTGCAGCCAGGTATGAGCTAGCTCTTGCTTACGTGTCCTGGTCCAAGAAACCCAGGTTGCTTCAGTGCAGTTGTTTCTGGAATTGGTGTACCATGTACTCGTGATAAAAACatctgattaatatatatataaaggcattTCCTAAATCTTGAACCCTTCCTCTGACAGACTGGATGAAGGCAACCTCCCTGAGGACATGAACCTGATGGAGGACTACCTACAACTGGTCAACCACGAATATAAGCGCTGGCAGGAGGATAAGGATTCTTTATGGGCCCCCCAATCCCAGCGTCCCCCTCCCTTCTCAGTCTCCCAACTCTCTCTCATTGAGATCCGCTGTGCCACACCCCGCTGTACCTTCTACGTCTCGGTGGACACTCAACCCCACTGTCACGAGTGCTTCGAAAAGCGGCAGGCGGGTCGTAAGCCAGAGGCCGTTTCCACCACGAATCAAACCTCATCCTCGGACCCCGAGAGCCGAGGGAGGCTGGAGCGCTCCGTCCTGCCCAGCCCACGCTCTGCGCCCCCTACGGCCCCCAGTCTAAGCCTTTACAGTGAGACTCATGCCATGAAGTGCAAGACGCCCGGATGCTTGTTCACACTCAGCGTGGAGTATGACGGGCTGTGTGAACGCTGCTTTACAGCGAGGCAAAACCGATCGGCTGCTAATGGGCCGCCGCAAGGCCCCTCTTACAGCTGGTGGGCATCAGGCAGCCGGGAgcgagagaaggaaagagaacgGGAAAGGGACACCGAGAGATGCATTATGTGCCGACAGGAGGTCTTTAGGATATTTAATGGTCTTTGCCCACCCTGCATGCAGAGGACTGCTGTTTCAGAGAGAGGGGACGCCCAGCAGCAGGAGCCTAGAACCGAGGCTTCAATATGGGCACTGCATAGGGAGACCGAACGCACGGGCCAC
This window contains:
- the LOC109091353 gene encoding tumor necrosis factor alpha-induced protein 3-like, translating into MSQGQNFLPKFLFVSNLLKAVKIRERVPNDVVKPSASGGLIHHLRSMHRYTLEMIRMSQFPQAFREVIQAAILDRAMQSSLEQEKRLNWCREVKKLVPLRTNGDGNCLLHAASQYLLGVQDTDLVLRKALYAVLKETDTSNFRMRFQTELLHSQEFTQTGLRYSTMNWEEEWVKIVEMASPVSSSNGLQFDSLEDIHIFVLSNILRRPIIVIADQVLRSMKSGSSFSPLNVGGIYLPLHWPPGECYKYPIVLGYDSQHFAPLITIKDSGPEIRAVPLINPGRGGFEDLRVHFLTEKEQQQKEKLLKDYLMLIEIPVIGLGCAPTQIITAARLDEGNLPEDMNLMEDYLQLVNHEYKRWQEDKDSLWAPQSQRPPPFSVSQLSLIEIRCATPRCTFYVSVDTQPHCHECFEKRQAGRKPEAVSTTNQTSSSDPESRGRLERSVLPSPRSAPPTAPSLSLYSETHAMKCKTPGCLFTLSVEYDGLCERCFTARQNRSAANGPPQGPSYSWWASGSREREKERERERDTERCIMCRQEVFRIFNGLCPPCMQRTAVSERGDAQQQEPRTEASIWALHRETERTGHTWQTPAARQCKRSGCQFFGTPEKLGFCTICYLDYQTNHLATPAIVQPRHTSEAGFQNCPRCRGQGCGAEGKAMLEGYCNKCFVKEQSARLNQAASRGSHSPPLVTRASKARPPPMLTQTPCRRSGCKNLSPGCTDLCPDCVSRGQREGRRAQAPKEKSKQRCKTQGCDHYANQEKQGYCNECDHFKQIY